In Sphingobacterium thalpophilum, a genomic segment contains:
- a CDS encoding IS4 family transposase has product MINLNVFSQILSLIDRELFKDLVSKHKSDKHQKGINSWTHLVSMLFCHFSSADSVRDISNGLRSTTGNLNHLGVVRAPSKSNISYINTHRTHELFKDLYYSVLDRLWQKDTHFRKDLGQLKRKVYLMDASIIPLCLSVFDWAKFRSTKGAVKLHTVLDYDGCLPVFMQITDGKVHESQRAGSYSFSKGSVVVVDRGYVDYSWLGDLDSRGCYFVTRSKVNMKYNVIKSYQSDALKEKGILKDELIELSGAARNKYNSTPLRLIHFWDSTTGNEYHFLTNNTKWKASLVANIYKQRWHIEVFFKHLKQRLKVSTFIGTSENAVMIQIWTSLIGILLLKYLQKKAKYDWNLSNLVAFIRMNIFVKINIWQWIDDPFLRPPIKGKKGQLKIFAD; this is encoded by the coding sequence ATGATAAATTTAAATGTTTTTAGTCAGATTTTATCTCTTATCGACCGCGAATTATTCAAAGATTTGGTTTCAAAGCACAAAAGTGACAAACATCAGAAAGGGATCAACAGCTGGACGCATCTAGTCAGTATGCTTTTCTGTCATTTTTCCTCGGCAGATTCGGTTCGTGATATTAGTAACGGTCTACGCAGTACCACTGGTAATCTGAACCACTTAGGTGTAGTAAGAGCTCCAAGTAAGTCTAATATATCCTATATCAACACACACCGTACCCATGAACTTTTCAAAGATCTTTACTATTCTGTTTTGGATAGGCTTTGGCAAAAGGACACCCATTTTCGCAAAGATCTTGGTCAGCTAAAGCGTAAAGTATATCTGATGGATGCAAGCATCATCCCCTTATGTCTATCTGTATTTGACTGGGCAAAGTTTCGCAGCACCAAAGGTGCCGTAAAGCTGCACACTGTCTTGGATTATGATGGCTGCCTACCTGTTTTTATGCAGATTACCGATGGAAAAGTACATGAGAGCCAGCGAGCCGGTAGTTACAGTTTTTCCAAGGGAAGCGTGGTGGTAGTGGACCGTGGCTACGTGGATTACAGCTGGCTTGGGGATTTGGACAGCAGGGGTTGTTATTTTGTTACCAGGAGTAAAGTGAACATGAAGTACAACGTTATCAAGTCCTACCAGAGCGATGCCCTTAAGGAAAAGGGCATCCTTAAGGATGAGCTCATTGAGCTTTCCGGCGCTGCCCGCAATAAATACAATTCCACACCGTTACGCCTGATCCACTTTTGGGACAGCACCACTGGCAATGAGTACCACTTTTTGACCAATAATACGAAGTGGAAGGCTTCTTTGGTGGCAAACATCTATAAACAACGCTGGCATATCGAAGTCTTCTTCAAGCATCTAAAGCAGCGCTTAAAAGTATCGACATTCATAGGGACTTCTGAAAATGCAGTGATGATCCAGATCTGGACTTCACTCATTGGCATATTACTGTTAAAATACTTACAAAAAAAGGCCAAATATGACTGGAACCTGTCCAATCTGGTCGCATTCATCAGAATGAATATCTTCGTGAAAATAAACATCTGGCAATGGATAGATGATCCCTTTCTCAGGCCGCCTATAAAAGGAAAAAAGGGACAGCTAAAGATCTTCGCAGATTGA
- a CDS encoding thioredoxin family protein — translation MKKLIILDFWSTWCGSCIAAMPRFHILNDMFEADLEILPINRQSKRHIETFSRGNKILDSLRLYSVTDAEAVSLFFPHKMVPHEVWIKDSIVQGITYARDVNEETIKKILETGVLKTTSKIDQLDFDSNKAFLIDNNGGSDSTFKYRSIFTPFKKGIPSRTSIVIGANREKWRMSATNMGILGLFGLAFPQLNRLPQEQLIINFPKDKLKRQKDDGLSIEAWNAENLYCYELNVPPMDNEQWRKMIRQDLERYLGLVGRIEYRNGAEYFVLEQVERKYNTIK, via the coding sequence GTGAAGAAACTAATCATACTTGATTTTTGGTCTACCTGGTGCGGTTCCTGTATAGCAGCCATGCCGAGGTTCCATATTTTAAATGATATGTTCGAGGCAGATTTGGAAATTCTGCCGATCAATAGGCAATCCAAACGGCATATCGAAACTTTTTCCAGAGGTAATAAGATATTGGATTCCCTAAGATTATATTCCGTTACAGATGCGGAAGCTGTTTCATTATTTTTTCCGCATAAAATGGTTCCCCACGAAGTCTGGATCAAAGATAGTATTGTCCAAGGAATCACATATGCTCGGGATGTCAATGAGGAAACGATCAAAAAGATCCTTGAAACCGGAGTCCTGAAGACCACCAGTAAAATAGATCAATTGGACTTTGACAGCAACAAGGCATTTTTGATTGATAATAACGGAGGTAGTGATTCTACTTTTAAGTACAGGAGCATTTTTACCCCATTTAAAAAAGGGATACCATCAAGAACAAGTATAGTTATTGGAGCAAATAGAGAAAAATGGCGCATGTCGGCAACCAATATGGGTATATTGGGTCTTTTTGGACTGGCATTTCCTCAATTGAATCGCCTTCCACAGGAGCAGCTAATCATCAATTTCCCTAAAGATAAATTAAAGAGGCAAAAGGACGATGGGTTGTCAATTGAAGCTTGGAACGCTGAAAATTTATATTGTTATGAACTCAATGTCCCACCAATGGATAACGAGCAATGGCGGAAAATGATCAGGCAGGATCTCGAAAGATACCTTGGTCTTGTAGGCCGTATTGAGTATCGAAATGGTGCCGAATATTTTGTGCTAGAACAAGTTGAAAGAAAATACAATACTATAAAATAG
- a CDS encoding SusC/RagA family TonB-linked outer membrane protein: MKQFLFFYWLLFGFGILTVTGQQQQYILGRVIDGYTDAPLSGVNLRSPNNEFKVQTDKNGYFRMDALVTDSLILSHLGYEETRVKISDGKLVNGIYQYHILASSRRMDEVVVSTGYQTIPKERLTGSFDVIDNDLLNRQVSTNILERLDGNANAVLFDKRGLTNDNITVRGLSSIHATTSPLIVLDNFPYDGDISNINPNDVENITILKDAAAASIWGVRAGNGVIVITTKRGRRNMPLKVSVNSNYTVTEKPKLFYQSRMSSSDFIDVEKYLFENGFYVGAESDPDKSALSPIVELLIKKRDNPEQAADIDAQIEKLRANDARREYFDGVYQKGLMRQSSLALRGGTDRLSYAFSVGYDRNDGSLKSRYKRTTLRSDNSYKITYHLVFELGMQYISAENKEGITPYDNLYFTSGKYLFPYARLTDDDGTPMAVNKDYEGSFKQEALAKGLLDWEYRPMEEVSLLNNKTVNSELLVNSGMTYSFLKNFRAEVKYQYGTASADRRNLKNRNSYEVRDLVNRYSQILSNGSLQRNIPDGDILAFSSNKVKSQSLRTQLNYSYSGLSTDLDALVGTELRQVNSIGARGQTYGYDDAILTTSRVDYATSFPLYTGGSGRIPDATGYSDQMDRMRSFYLNGAYTYAKRYAVSWSARQDGSNLFGVKSNQKLVPLWSVGTSWNIGRESFYRFEPLPILKLRATYGFNGNVNNSLSALTTIRYSSGNLANLPYASIENVPNPDLRWEKVGVLNLGLDFESKGGLIYGSIEYYNKKGVDLFGKTLLDQTTGAINPNLTFEYITNSASMKGKGLDIQLHSVNMKRQLRWQTDLMYSLSTNKLVSYESDITDPRLYVNGGYAVNPIVGKPLFAIFSYRWGGLDTHGNPQGYLGNNLSTDYSAILNNTKAEELIYNGPAMPTSFGAFRNSFTYKSVSLSFNITYRLGYYFVTNSINYNKLFNGYESHGDYVRRWQKDGDESQTSVPSMVYPNDPLRDSYYSQSSVLVEKGDHIRLQDINLSYIWKNTSQKTPFEMVQAYFYINNLGILWRANKKGLDPDYVVGLPAPRAFSLGLKMSLK, encoded by the coding sequence ATGAAACAGTTCTTATTTTTTTACTGGCTGCTCTTTGGCTTCGGTATTTTGACGGTGACAGGACAGCAACAGCAATATATTTTAGGAAGAGTAATCGATGGATATACCGATGCTCCTTTGAGTGGGGTAAACCTACGATCCCCGAACAATGAATTTAAGGTACAAACGGATAAAAATGGATATTTTAGGATGGACGCACTTGTGACAGATTCGTTGATCCTATCACATTTGGGATATGAGGAAACTCGTGTTAAGATTTCCGATGGGAAACTGGTCAATGGAATATATCAGTACCATATACTAGCATCTTCCCGTCGCATGGATGAAGTAGTGGTATCAACAGGGTATCAGACTATTCCGAAAGAACGCTTGACTGGCTCATTTGATGTAATAGATAACGATCTACTGAATAGACAGGTGTCAACAAATATATTGGAGCGTCTTGATGGGAACGCTAATGCTGTGTTATTTGATAAAAGGGGGCTAACAAATGACAATATTACAGTGCGGGGGTTGAGCTCGATCCATGCAACAACTTCCCCTTTGATAGTTCTGGATAATTTTCCTTATGATGGAGATATTTCCAATATAAATCCTAATGATGTAGAAAATATTACGATACTCAAAGATGCGGCAGCGGCCTCAATCTGGGGAGTCAGGGCTGGGAATGGTGTAATTGTAATAACGACAAAACGAGGAAGGCGTAATATGCCTCTCAAAGTGTCAGTAAATTCTAACTATACAGTAACGGAGAAACCCAAGCTATTTTACCAGTCTCGGATGTCTAGTTCTGATTTTATTGATGTTGAAAAATACCTTTTTGAAAATGGATTCTATGTAGGTGCTGAGAGTGATCCCGATAAATCCGCACTTTCTCCCATTGTCGAATTACTGATCAAGAAAAGGGATAATCCGGAGCAAGCGGCTGACATTGATGCCCAAATAGAAAAACTTCGTGCCAATGATGCACGCAGGGAATATTTTGATGGGGTATATCAGAAAGGACTTATGCGACAGTCGTCTCTTGCATTGCGAGGTGGAACTGATCGATTGTCTTATGCATTTTCGGTAGGATATGACCGAAATGACGGCAGTTTAAAAAGTCGTTATAAACGAACAACCCTGCGTTCGGATAATTCCTATAAAATTACATACCACTTGGTATTTGAACTGGGGATGCAGTATATTTCTGCAGAAAACAAAGAAGGAATTACTCCCTACGACAATCTTTATTTTACCTCAGGAAAATATTTATTTCCCTATGCAAGGTTAACGGACGACGACGGCACTCCAATGGCAGTGAATAAAGATTATGAAGGAAGTTTCAAACAGGAAGCATTGGCAAAAGGGCTATTAGATTGGGAATATCGTCCAATGGAAGAGGTATCATTATTAAATAATAAGACAGTGAACAGTGAGCTGCTTGTTAATTCGGGAATGACCTATAGCTTTCTAAAAAATTTTCGCGCAGAAGTAAAATATCAATATGGAACAGCTTCTGCCGATCGAAGAAATTTAAAGAATAGGAACTCGTATGAAGTGCGAGACCTTGTAAATAGGTATTCACAGATCTTATCGAATGGTAGCCTTCAAAGAAATATCCCTGACGGCGACATTCTTGCATTTTCCTCAAATAAAGTAAAGAGCCAGTCTTTGAGAACCCAACTCAATTATAGTTATTCAGGTCTCAGTACCGATCTTGATGCATTAGTTGGTACGGAACTTAGACAGGTCAATTCAATTGGTGCAAGAGGGCAGACTTATGGTTATGATGATGCAATATTGACTACCTCTAGGGTCGACTATGCTACGTCTTTTCCTTTATATACAGGCGGTTCTGGCCGAATTCCTGATGCTACAGGTTATTCTGATCAGATGGACCGAATGCGTTCTTTTTATTTGAATGGAGCATATACTTATGCCAAGAGATATGCTGTTTCATGGAGTGCTAGACAGGATGGATCAAATCTTTTTGGTGTAAAAAGCAATCAGAAGCTTGTTCCCCTGTGGTCAGTTGGTACAAGCTGGAATATTGGTAGAGAGTCATTCTATAGATTTGAACCTCTACCGATACTAAAGTTGAGGGCTACCTACGGATTCAATGGAAATGTTAACAATAGTCTCTCTGCTTTGACAACAATTAGGTATTCGAGTGGCAATCTAGCTAATTTACCATATGCATCGATAGAAAATGTACCCAATCCAGATCTGAGATGGGAAAAAGTAGGTGTACTCAATCTTGGGCTCGATTTTGAATCGAAAGGTGGACTTATTTATGGATCCATTGAGTATTACAATAAAAAAGGTGTAGATCTATTTGGAAAAACCTTGCTTGACCAGACGACTGGCGCGATCAATCCCAATCTCACTTTTGAATATATAACCAATTCTGCTAGTATGAAAGGGAAAGGGCTAGATATTCAGCTACATTCTGTAAATATGAAGAGACAATTGAGGTGGCAAACTGATTTAATGTATAGTCTTTCAACGAACAAGTTGGTATCCTATGAAAGCGATATTACTGATCCAAGGCTATACGTTAACGGTGGCTATGCTGTTAATCCCATCGTGGGGAAGCCGTTATTTGCAATATTCAGCTATAGATGGGGGGGACTAGACACACATGGTAATCCACAGGGATATCTGGGGAATAATTTGAGTACAGATTATTCGGCAATTTTAAATAATACCAAAGCAGAGGAATTAATATACAATGGGCCTGCGATGCCTACTAGTTTTGGAGCGTTTAGAAATAGCTTTACCTATAAGAGTGTGTCCCTCTCTTTTAATATAACTTATAGATTAGGATATTATTTTGTGACTAATTCGATCAATTATAATAAGTTATTTAATGGTTACGAATCTCATGGCGATTATGTGCGGCGATGGCAGAAAGATGGGGACGAAAGTCAGACTTCCGTTCCATCTATGGTATATCCGAATGATCCGCTGAGAGACAGTTATTATAGTCAGTCTTCGGTGTTGGTAGAAAAGGGAGATCACATTCGCCTGCAAGATATTAACCTCAGCTATATTTGGAAAAATACAAGCCAAAAGACACCTTTTGAAATGGTACAAGCTTATTTCTATATAAATAATCTGGGAATATTATGGCGGGCAAATAAGAAAGGATTGGATCCTGACTATGTTGTTGGATTACCTGCCCCAAGAGCTTTTTCACTGGGATTAAAAATGTCGTTAAAATAA
- a CDS encoding RagB/SusD family nutrient uptake outer membrane protein, translated as MKKLIKIAAIILATLVMSCTKDFLEKKPDKALVVPQTLDDLQALLDDTYTMNQRYPATGEVASDNYYLNDQNYNAVAGLVTKNAYIWKKNVFDDGDRNDWSLCYAVVFYSNVVLEALNKITPTIQEKEKWETIKGTALFYRALAFYNLSQLFMKPYDNENAGEELGIVLRLTPDINEPSQRSSMKDTYEAILNDLHVALEILPKTVLAKTRPSVTACKALLARVYLSMEKYQEAANMADESLKDYDKLIDYNTISKTSIRPFSLFNDEVIFHYTLFGQPISLARIEPTLYDQYEENDLRKVLYFREAPGTDLYSFKGSYQGGSTMFGGLATDELYLIRAECAARTGNIESALNDLNTLLQKRWSKVVKYNPLSESNRDVVLAKVLAERRKSLVFRGLRWSDLRRLNKDPRFKTVISRNLNGEIFQLMPESSSYIFQIPQKVINNNGMMQNE; from the coding sequence ATGAAAAAATTGATAAAAATAGCTGCCATTATCCTTGCTACATTGGTCATGAGTTGTACTAAGGATTTTTTGGAAAAGAAACCTGACAAAGCATTGGTGGTTCCGCAAACATTAGATGATCTGCAGGCTCTTCTTGATGATACCTACACGATGAATCAGCGTTATCCTGCAACAGGGGAAGTTGCAAGCGACAATTATTACCTAAATGATCAGAACTATAATGCAGTAGCAGGTTTAGTCACAAAAAATGCATATATATGGAAGAAAAATGTATTCGATGACGGTGATCGAAATGATTGGTCCCTATGCTATGCGGTAGTATTTTATTCTAATGTAGTGCTTGAAGCATTAAATAAAATTACTCCAACAATACAGGAAAAAGAAAAATGGGAGACTATCAAAGGGACAGCTCTCTTTTATAGAGCGTTGGCATTTTATAACCTCTCGCAGCTCTTTATGAAACCATATGATAATGAAAATGCAGGTGAGGAATTAGGAATTGTCCTCCGTTTGACGCCGGATATTAACGAGCCCAGTCAACGTTCTTCGATGAAAGATACCTATGAGGCTATACTGAATGATCTACATGTTGCATTGGAGATCTTACCGAAGACAGTTCTTGCAAAAACAAGACCTAGTGTAACTGCTTGTAAGGCTTTGTTGGCCCGAGTGTATCTTAGTATGGAAAAATATCAAGAAGCGGCTAACATGGCTGATGAAAGTCTTAAGGATTATGATAAGCTCATAGATTACAATACCATCAGTAAGACATCCATTAGACCATTTTCACTCTTCAATGACGAGGTTATATTTCATTATACCCTTTTTGGCCAACCGATCAGTTTAGCCCGTATAGAACCTACTTTATACGATCAATATGAAGAAAATGATCTCCGCAAGGTACTTTATTTTAGAGAAGCACCGGGAACAGATTTATATAGTTTCAAAGGAAGCTATCAAGGTGGAAGTACTATGTTTGGTGGGCTAGCCACGGATGAACTTTATCTCATCAGGGCTGAATGTGCGGCTAGAACAGGTAATATTGAGTCGGCATTGAATGATCTAAATACCTTACTGCAGAAGCGGTGGAGTAAGGTTGTCAAATATAATCCCTTGTCGGAATCGAATAGAGATGTCGTATTGGCAAAAGTTTTGGCGGAAAGGCGAAAATCGTTGGTATTTAGAGGGCTGAGGTGGTCAGATCTCCGAAGGCTCAATAAAGATCCTAGGTTTAAAACGGTTATCTCGAGAAATTTGAATGGAGAGATTTTTCAGTTAATGCCTGAGAGTAGCTCTTATATCTTTCAAATTCCGCAAAAAGTGATTAACAATAATGGTATGATGCAGAACGAATAA